The following coding sequences lie in one Antricoccus suffuscus genomic window:
- a CDS encoding carbohydrate kinase family protein → MSTARLVVAGEALIDLVTTDGQQYAAHVGGSPLNVAVGAARLGLDTAFLTRISTDPLGERILKHLTDNGVSDRLVRRTDQPTSLAMATLDDERDAAYEFYLDGTADSHWDTAPPVGVTDVLHLGSLAMQRDPELFESLARSSDATISYDPNVRPGGRSRDEEVVRVERQVALADVVKASEDDLRWLYPEPRDLVQIARDWIAKGPAVVVITRGAHGAFALTSEEYVARPARTVAVVDTVGAGDSMMAGLLAGLAERDLLGRHSLTEMTQEHLTDLVDFALTCAAITVSRAGAAPPTRDEVTGAH, encoded by the coding sequence ATGAGCACCGCACGCCTCGTCGTCGCCGGCGAGGCGCTCATCGACCTGGTCACCACCGATGGGCAGCAGTACGCCGCCCACGTCGGGGGCAGCCCGCTCAATGTTGCGGTCGGCGCGGCGCGGCTCGGCCTGGACACCGCTTTTCTCACCAGGATCAGCACCGACCCGCTCGGGGAGCGCATCCTGAAACACCTCACCGACAACGGCGTCAGCGACCGACTAGTACGTCGGACCGACCAACCGACATCGCTGGCGATGGCGACGCTGGACGACGAACGCGATGCGGCGTACGAGTTTTACCTGGACGGTACGGCGGACAGTCACTGGGACACCGCTCCGCCGGTAGGCGTCACGGACGTGCTGCACCTCGGCTCGCTGGCGATGCAGCGTGACCCGGAACTGTTCGAGAGCCTGGCACGCAGCAGCGACGCCACGATCAGCTACGACCCGAATGTGCGTCCCGGCGGCCGAAGTCGTGACGAGGAGGTCGTCCGTGTCGAGCGTCAAGTCGCGCTCGCCGACGTGGTCAAGGCCAGCGAGGATGACCTGCGCTGGCTCTACCCGGAGCCGCGAGATCTCGTACAGATCGCCCGTGACTGGATCGCAAAAGGTCCGGCCGTCGTGGTGATCACCCGAGGCGCACACGGGGCATTCGCGCTAACGAGCGAGGAGTACGTCGCCCGGCCGGCGCGGACCGTCGCCGTGGTCGATACGGTCGGGGCGGGCGACTCGATGATGGCGGGATTGCTGGCAGGGTTAGCCGAACGCGACCTGCTCGGTAGGCACTCACTCACTGAAATGACCCAAGAACACTTAACTGACCTCGTAGACTTCGCGCTCACCTGTGCGGCGATCACAGTTTCGCGTGCCGGTGCGGCCCCGCCAACGCGGGATGAAGTCACCGGTGCCCATTAG
- the rfbB gene encoding dTDP-glucose 4,6-dehydratase, with protein sequence MTRMLVTGAAGFIGANFVIQTLAKHPEYDITVVDALTYAGNKDNLKTVAEKIQFVEGDIADMDLMDKLIAGTDIVVHFAAESHVDNSLDDPSPFIKSNILGTFAILEAVRKHEKRLHHISTDEVFGDLELDSPDKFREDTPYDPSSPYSASKASSDMLVRAWQRSFGIQATISNCANNYGPYHHVEKFLPRQITNILTGQRPKLYGAGVNVREWTHVDDHNAAVLLILNKGRIGETYLIGSGEERQNKDILTELLEVMGQPADAYDFVPDRPGHDLRYAIDSTKIRDELGWTPKYTTLREGLDATVEWFKANEWWWKPQKDATEARYTKLGR encoded by the coding sequence ATGACCCGCATGCTCGTCACCGGTGCTGCCGGTTTCATCGGCGCCAACTTCGTCATTCAGACGCTTGCGAAGCACCCCGAGTACGACATCACCGTTGTCGACGCCCTCACGTACGCCGGCAACAAGGACAACCTCAAGACAGTCGCGGAGAAGATCCAGTTCGTCGAAGGCGATATCGCCGACATGGACCTGATGGACAAACTGATCGCGGGCACCGACATCGTCGTACACTTCGCGGCCGAGTCGCACGTCGACAACTCGCTGGACGACCCGTCGCCGTTCATCAAGAGCAACATCCTCGGCACGTTCGCGATCCTCGAGGCGGTGCGCAAGCACGAGAAGCGGCTGCACCACATCTCCACCGACGAGGTGTTCGGCGACCTCGAGCTGGATTCGCCGGACAAGTTCCGCGAGGACACGCCGTACGACCCGTCCAGCCCCTACTCGGCCAGCAAGGCCTCCAGCGACATGTTGGTGCGCGCCTGGCAGCGCTCGTTCGGCATCCAGGCGACGATCTCCAACTGCGCCAACAACTACGGGCCCTACCACCACGTCGAGAAGTTCCTGCCGCGGCAGATCACCAACATCCTCACCGGTCAGCGGCCCAAGCTGTACGGCGCGGGCGTCAACGTCCGCGAGTGGACGCATGTCGATGATCACAATGCCGCCGTGCTGTTGATCCTGAACAAGGGACGGATCGGCGAGACCTACCTCATCGGCTCCGGCGAGGAACGCCAGAACAAGGACATCCTCACCGAGCTGCTCGAGGTCATGGGCCAGCCGGCCGACGCGTACGATTTCGTCCCGGACCGTCCCGGTCACGACCTGCGCTACGCGATCGACTCGACCAAGATCCGCGACGAGCTCGGCTGGACGCCGAAGTACACGACGCTGCGCGAAGGCCTCGATGCCACCGTCGAGTGGTTCAAGGCCAACGAGTGGTGGTGGAAGCCGCAGAAGGACGCCACCGAAGCGCGTTACACCAAGCTAGGCCGATAG